One genomic region from Cardiocondyla obscurior isolate alpha-2009 linkage group LG01, Cobs3.1, whole genome shotgun sequence encodes:
- the Pten gene encoding phosphatase and tensin-like isoform X2, whose product MFWELMGICFSCRRPTSGRLNSKISEHISASVTPLHVCLEEQRRPELGSCDASQAHKPQIKRTFENQKAEEEVHEEVVEGDSIEVETGELRQSQISMANTISNMKMTNPIKGLVSKRRKRFTEDGFNLDLTYIKANLIAMGFPAEKLEGVYRNHIDDVVKLLESKHKDHYKIYNLCSERSYDCKKFKQRVATYAFDDHNPPKLEQIKPFCEDVQSWLSQDKDNVAVVHCKAGKGRTGVMVCCYLLHSKQFPTATEALNYYGTKRTYDRKGVTIPSQRRYVDYYATLLQEGVTYEPVTLLLRKIQLDPAPIFNGGQGYLHYVISESNKRVFSDDYEVRKGTSSICIPLQHTVALTGDIRVEFYNYRPKMKRKEKMFHFWFNTFFVREKANSECDNGELHVERSTRAFSCDGTAMELPMVMSHVKSRTGSLASLGPMPPTLVLRIDKSGLDNAHKDKNHKLYSPDFKVSLFMHSVGGNISPAVPATTNRSGDGVQLGMGGQETPSESSEADSSECDTTGDEDGWESVDLDQRVGRYRLLSDGGMIDLL is encoded by the exons ATGTTCTGGGAATTGATGGGTATATGCTTTTCCTGCAGGAGACCCACCAGCGGCAGGTTGAACAGTAAAATCTCTGAGCATATCTCGGCTTCCGTAACTCCTCTCCATGTTTGTCTGGAGGAACAAAGAAGACCAGAACTGGGCTCGTGTGACGCCTCACAAGCTCACAAGCCTCAG ATTAAAAGGACCTTTGAGAATCAAAAAGCAGAAGAAGAGGTCCACGAGGAGGTGGTGGAAGGTGATTCAATCGAAGTCGAGACAGGAGAGTTAAGACAAAGCCAGATAAGCATGGCAAACACTATCAGCAACATGAAAATGACTAATCCTATAAAAGGACTCGTTAGTAAGCGCCGCAAACGTTTCACAGAAGACGGTTTTAATCTTGATCTCACCT atataaaagcGAATTTAATAGCAATGGGCTTTCCTGCTGAGAAGTTAGAAGGAGTGTATAGAAATCATATTGATGACGTTGTTAAATTACTCGAATCGAAACACAAAGACCATTAtaagatttataattt ATGTTCTGAACGATCATATGACTGCAAAAAGTTTAAGCAGAGAGTGGCTACTTACGCGTTCGATGATCACAATCCACCAAAGCTGGAACAGATTAAACCTTTCTGTGAAGATGTACAGTCGTGGCTATCTCAAGATAAGGACAATGTAGCTGTAGTTCATTGTAAGGCGGGCAAAGGTCGAACGGGTGTAATGGTATGCTGTTATCTACTTCACAGCAAACAATTTCCCACTGCCACGGAAGCCCTTAATTATTACGGAACTAAACGGACTTACGATAG GAAAGGTGTAACAATACCATCCCAGAGAAGATATGTAGATTATTATGCTACTCTCCTTCAAGAGGGTGTTACTTACGAACCGGTGACATTATTACTACGTAAAATACAGCTAGATCCAGCTCCTATCTTCAACGGAGGTCAAGGct atctGCATTATGTCATTTCGGAATCGAATAAAAGGGTATTTTCTGACGATTACGAAGTTCGAAAAGGAACATCTTCTATTTGCATCCCATTGCAACACACCGTTGCTCTGACAGGAGATATACGGGTggaattttacaattatagaCCAAAAATGAAACGAAAG gagAAAATGTTTCATTTTTGGTTCAACACATTTTTTGTTCGTGAAAAAGCGAATTCTGAGTGTGACAATGGCGAATTGCATGTTGAAAGATCAACGAGAGCATTTAGCTGCGACGGCACAGCTATGGAATTACCAATGGTTATGTCGCACGTGAAATCTAGAACTGGATCATTGGCGAGTCTTGGTCCCATGCCGCCCACTCTTGTTTTACGGATAGATAAATCAGGATTGGATAATGCAcacaaagataaaaatcacAAACTCTATAGTCCAGATTTTAAA gtAAGTCTATTTATGCATAGCGTAGGCGGGAATATATCGCCAGCTGTGCCAGCAACGACGAATAGAAGCGGCGACGGTGTGCAGCTGGGGATGGGCGGACAAGAAACGCCGAGCGAGTCGAGCGAAGCAGACAGCAGCGAGTGCGACACTACCGGTGACGAGGACGGTTGGGAATCCG TGGACTTGGACCAGCGCGTCGGCCGGTACCGTCTTCTGTCGGATGGAGGGATGATAGATCTTTTGTGA
- the Pten gene encoding phosphatase and tensin-like isoform X3, with translation MFWELMGICFSCRRPTSGRLNSKISEHISASVTPLHVCLEEQRRPELGSCDASQAHKPQIKRTFENQKAEEEVHEEVVEGDSIEVETGELRQSQISMANTISNMKMTNPIKGLVSKRRKRFTEDGFNLDLTYIKANLIAMGFPAEKLEGVYRNHIDDVVKLLESKHKDHYKIYNLCSERSYDCKKFKQRVATYAFDDHNPPKLEQIKPFCEDVQSWLSQDKDNVAVVHCKAGKGRTGVMVCCYLLHSKQFPTATEALNYYGTKRTYDRKGVTIPSQRRYVDYYATLLQEGVTYEPVTLLLRKIQLDPAPIFNGGQGYLHYVISESNKRVFSDDYEVRKGTSSICIPLQHTVALTGDIRVEFYNYRPKMKRKEKMFHFWFNTFFVREKANSECDNGELHVERSTRAFSCDGTAMELPMVMSHVKSRTGSLASLGPMPPTLVLRIDKSGLDNAHKDKNHKLYSPDFKVSLFMHSVGGNISPAVPATTNRSGDGVQLGMGGQETPSESSEADSSECDTTGDEDGWESGESTYL, from the exons ATGTTCTGGGAATTGATGGGTATATGCTTTTCCTGCAGGAGACCCACCAGCGGCAGGTTGAACAGTAAAATCTCTGAGCATATCTCGGCTTCCGTAACTCCTCTCCATGTTTGTCTGGAGGAACAAAGAAGACCAGAACTGGGCTCGTGTGACGCCTCACAAGCTCACAAGCCTCAG ATTAAAAGGACCTTTGAGAATCAAAAAGCAGAAGAAGAGGTCCACGAGGAGGTGGTGGAAGGTGATTCAATCGAAGTCGAGACAGGAGAGTTAAGACAAAGCCAGATAAGCATGGCAAACACTATCAGCAACATGAAAATGACTAATCCTATAAAAGGACTCGTTAGTAAGCGCCGCAAACGTTTCACAGAAGACGGTTTTAATCTTGATCTCACCT atataaaagcGAATTTAATAGCAATGGGCTTTCCTGCTGAGAAGTTAGAAGGAGTGTATAGAAATCATATTGATGACGTTGTTAAATTACTCGAATCGAAACACAAAGACCATTAtaagatttataattt ATGTTCTGAACGATCATATGACTGCAAAAAGTTTAAGCAGAGAGTGGCTACTTACGCGTTCGATGATCACAATCCACCAAAGCTGGAACAGATTAAACCTTTCTGTGAAGATGTACAGTCGTGGCTATCTCAAGATAAGGACAATGTAGCTGTAGTTCATTGTAAGGCGGGCAAAGGTCGAACGGGTGTAATGGTATGCTGTTATCTACTTCACAGCAAACAATTTCCCACTGCCACGGAAGCCCTTAATTATTACGGAACTAAACGGACTTACGATAG GAAAGGTGTAACAATACCATCCCAGAGAAGATATGTAGATTATTATGCTACTCTCCTTCAAGAGGGTGTTACTTACGAACCGGTGACATTATTACTACGTAAAATACAGCTAGATCCAGCTCCTATCTTCAACGGAGGTCAAGGct atctGCATTATGTCATTTCGGAATCGAATAAAAGGGTATTTTCTGACGATTACGAAGTTCGAAAAGGAACATCTTCTATTTGCATCCCATTGCAACACACCGTTGCTCTGACAGGAGATATACGGGTggaattttacaattatagaCCAAAAATGAAACGAAAG gagAAAATGTTTCATTTTTGGTTCAACACATTTTTTGTTCGTGAAAAAGCGAATTCTGAGTGTGACAATGGCGAATTGCATGTTGAAAGATCAACGAGAGCATTTAGCTGCGACGGCACAGCTATGGAATTACCAATGGTTATGTCGCACGTGAAATCTAGAACTGGATCATTGGCGAGTCTTGGTCCCATGCCGCCCACTCTTGTTTTACGGATAGATAAATCAGGATTGGATAATGCAcacaaagataaaaatcacAAACTCTATAGTCCAGATTTTAAA gtAAGTCTATTTATGCATAGCGTAGGCGGGAATATATCGCCAGCTGTGCCAGCAACGACGAATAGAAGCGGCGACGGTGTGCAGCTGGGGATGGGCGGACAAGAAACGCCGAGCGAGTCGAGCGAAGCAGACAGCAGCGAGTGCGACACTACCGGTGACGAGGACGGTTGGGAATCCG GGGAATCGACATATTTGTGA
- the Pten gene encoding phosphatase and tensin-like isoform X1, translating into MFWELMGICFSCRRPTSGRLNSKISEHISASVTPLHVCLEEQRRPELGSCDASQAHKPQIKRTFENQKAEEEVHEEVVEGDSIEVETGELRQSQISMANTISNMKMTNPIKGLVSKRRKRFTEDGFNLDLTYIKANLIAMGFPAEKLEGVYRNHIDDVVKLLESKHKDHYKIYNLCSERSYDCKKFKQRVATYAFDDHNPPKLEQIKPFCEDVQSWLSQDKDNVAVVHCKAGKGRTGVMVCCYLLHSKQFPTATEALNYYGTKRTYDRKGVTIPSQRRYVDYYATLLQEGVTYEPVTLLLRKIQLDPAPIFNGGQGYLHYVISESNKRVFSDDYEVRKGTSSICIPLQHTVALTGDIRVEFYNYRPKMKRKEKMFHFWFNTFFVREKANSECDNGELHVERSTRAFSCDGTAMELPMVMSHVKSRTGSLASLGPMPPTLVLRIDKSGLDNAHKDKNHKLYSPDFKVSLFMHSVGGNISPAVPATTNRSGDGVQLGMGGQETPSESSEADSSECDTTGDEDGWESGESSASLVVNHQHHPLTHSSSRTHVSSLRPRCSLKETAKGLLSRGDKNRNSNRQSVSGASAKCSSAPFARSATLDT; encoded by the exons ATGTTCTGGGAATTGATGGGTATATGCTTTTCCTGCAGGAGACCCACCAGCGGCAGGTTGAACAGTAAAATCTCTGAGCATATCTCGGCTTCCGTAACTCCTCTCCATGTTTGTCTGGAGGAACAAAGAAGACCAGAACTGGGCTCGTGTGACGCCTCACAAGCTCACAAGCCTCAG ATTAAAAGGACCTTTGAGAATCAAAAAGCAGAAGAAGAGGTCCACGAGGAGGTGGTGGAAGGTGATTCAATCGAAGTCGAGACAGGAGAGTTAAGACAAAGCCAGATAAGCATGGCAAACACTATCAGCAACATGAAAATGACTAATCCTATAAAAGGACTCGTTAGTAAGCGCCGCAAACGTTTCACAGAAGACGGTTTTAATCTTGATCTCACCT atataaaagcGAATTTAATAGCAATGGGCTTTCCTGCTGAGAAGTTAGAAGGAGTGTATAGAAATCATATTGATGACGTTGTTAAATTACTCGAATCGAAACACAAAGACCATTAtaagatttataattt ATGTTCTGAACGATCATATGACTGCAAAAAGTTTAAGCAGAGAGTGGCTACTTACGCGTTCGATGATCACAATCCACCAAAGCTGGAACAGATTAAACCTTTCTGTGAAGATGTACAGTCGTGGCTATCTCAAGATAAGGACAATGTAGCTGTAGTTCATTGTAAGGCGGGCAAAGGTCGAACGGGTGTAATGGTATGCTGTTATCTACTTCACAGCAAACAATTTCCCACTGCCACGGAAGCCCTTAATTATTACGGAACTAAACGGACTTACGATAG GAAAGGTGTAACAATACCATCCCAGAGAAGATATGTAGATTATTATGCTACTCTCCTTCAAGAGGGTGTTACTTACGAACCGGTGACATTATTACTACGTAAAATACAGCTAGATCCAGCTCCTATCTTCAACGGAGGTCAAGGct atctGCATTATGTCATTTCGGAATCGAATAAAAGGGTATTTTCTGACGATTACGAAGTTCGAAAAGGAACATCTTCTATTTGCATCCCATTGCAACACACCGTTGCTCTGACAGGAGATATACGGGTggaattttacaattatagaCCAAAAATGAAACGAAAG gagAAAATGTTTCATTTTTGGTTCAACACATTTTTTGTTCGTGAAAAAGCGAATTCTGAGTGTGACAATGGCGAATTGCATGTTGAAAGATCAACGAGAGCATTTAGCTGCGACGGCACAGCTATGGAATTACCAATGGTTATGTCGCACGTGAAATCTAGAACTGGATCATTGGCGAGTCTTGGTCCCATGCCGCCCACTCTTGTTTTACGGATAGATAAATCAGGATTGGATAATGCAcacaaagataaaaatcacAAACTCTATAGTCCAGATTTTAAA gtAAGTCTATTTATGCATAGCGTAGGCGGGAATATATCGCCAGCTGTGCCAGCAACGACGAATAGAAGCGGCGACGGTGTGCAGCTGGGGATGGGCGGACAAGAAACGCCGAGCGAGTCGAGCGAAGCAGACAGCAGCGAGTGCGACACTACCGGTGACGAGGACGGTTGGGAATCCGGTGAGTCTTCTGCATCCCTGGTGGTGAACCACCAACACCATCCTCTTACACACAGCAGTAGCCGTACACACGTTAGCAGTCTCCGTCCGCGATGCAGTCTCAAGGAGACCGCCAAGGGTCTGCTGTCGCGCGGCGACAAGAACCGTAACAGTAACAGGCAGAGCGTCTCCGGTGCAAGCGCGAAATGTTCCTCCGCACCGTTCGCGCGTTCAGCTACCCTCGACACGTAG
- the Mettl14 gene encoding N(6)-adenosine-methyltransferase non-catalytic subunit METTL14: MLQARWERSQKRKKLLAQTLGVSSVDELRQILGTDVEDTQKKKGRPSSDKSDNTVKDLKDDIATTDEIVYKDSSTFLKGTQSSNPHNDYCQHFIDTGQRPQNFIRDVGLADRFEEYPKLRELIKLKDDLIAETATPPMYLKTDLLSYNLKDLNCKFDVILIEPPLEEYQRTCGATNVQLWNWDQIMELDISEVAANRSFVFLWCGSSDGLDMGRFCLRKWGFRRCEDICWIRTNINNPGHSKNLDSKAVLQRTKEHCLMGIKGTVRRSTDGDFIHANVDIDLIISEEPDYGSIEKPVEIFHIIEHFCLGRRRLHLFGRDSTIRPGWLTVGPELTNTNFNADLYQSYFVNGQITTGCTERIEALRPKSPPPKGKVSGRGRGGFNRGRGRGR, translated from the exons ATGCTACAAGCACGCTGGGAACGCTCGCAGAAGCGTAAGAAACTTTTAGCGCAAACG CTTGGGGTTTCGAGCGTGGATGAGCTGCGACAGATTTTAGGAACTGATGTGGAAGACacacagaaaaagaaaggtagGCCGTCCAGTGACAAGTCTGATAACACGGTGAAGGATTTGAAAGATGACATTGCTACGACAGATGAAATTGTATATAAGGATTCCTCGACGTTCTTAAAG GGAACACAATCGTCGAATCCACATAATGATTACTGTCAACACTTTATTGACACTGGTCAACGCCCACAGAATTTTATCAGAGACGTGGGTTTAGCAGATAGGTTCGAGGAATACCCAAAATTGCGTGAACTTATTAAGCTCAAGGATGATTTAATTGCAGAGACGGCTACCCCACCAATGTATCTAAAAACGGACCTGCTGTCCTATAATTTGAAAGACcttaattgtaaatttgatGTCATTCTTATAGAACCACCTTTAGAAGAGTATCAAAGAACATGTGGTGCAACTAATGTGCAGCTTTGGAATTGGGACCAA ATAATGGAATTAGACATTAGTGAGGTGGCCGCCAATCGTAGCTTTGTATTTCTGTGGTGTGGTAGTAGCGATGGATTGGATATGGGTCGATTTTGTCTACGCAAGTGGGGTTTTCGTCGTTGCGAGGATATCTGTTGGATTCGTACAAACATCAATAATCCCGGTCATAGCAAAAATCTAGACAGTAAGGCGGTGTTACAAAGAACGAAGGAACATTGTCTGATGGGTATCAAAGGAACAGTGCGACGATCCACAGACGGGGATTTTATTCACGCCAACGTCGACATTGATCTCATTATATCTGAAGAGCCCGACTATGGATCCATTGAAAAACCTGTAGAAATTTTCCATATTATCGAGCACTTCTGCCTTGGCCGAAGAAG GTTGCATCTCTTTGGTCGCGATAGTACTATTAGACCCGGTTGGCTCACTGTCGGTCCGGAGTTAACGAACACCAATTTCAATGCGGATCTCTATCAGAGTTACTTCGTAAATGGTCAGATTACTACTGGTTGCACCGAAAGGATAGAAGCGCTCAGACCGAAATCGCCGCCACCAAAGGGAAAAGTATCTGGACGAGGGAGAGGAGGCTTTAATCGCGGTAGAGGTAGAGGaagataa